The Streptomyces capitiformicae genome contains the following window.
CGGCGTACTGAGAACGGAGCTGGGCCTCGGCACCTTCGAGGCCCACCTCGCCCGCAGCGAGGGGCCGCCGGCCGCCGGTACCACCTTCTTCGACACCCAGACCGGCTTCGCCGTACGCCGCTGGTGTCCGCCCCTGCTCGGCCTTGAACCCCACTGCGCGCCGGCCCACTATCTGGCCCGGCGCCGCGAACTGGGCGTACTGGAGGCGGGCCGCAGACTGCTGCGGGGCAGCGGCATCACCACCTACCTCGTCGACACCGGGCTGCCCGGCGATCTCACCGGTCCGGCTGAGATGGCTTCCACGGGGGAGGCCGACGCCCACGAGATCGTCCGCCTCGAACTCCTCGCCGAACAGGTCGCCGACACCTCCGGCACCGTCGAGTCCTTCCTCGCCAATCTCGCCGAGTCGGTGCATGCCGCCGCCGCGCACACCGTCGCCTTCGCGTCGGTCGCGGGCGTACGGCACGGGCTGGCGCTCGCGCCCGAACCGCCGGGCCCGGGGGAGGTGCGGGGCGCCGCCGGACGCTGGCTCACCCACCGGCCCGTCGGCGGGAGCCTCACCGACCCGGTCCTCCTACGGCATCTGCTGTGGATCGCCGTCGCCTCCGGCCGCCCCCTCCAGCTCCACGCGGGCCTCGGCGAACCCGGTCTGCGCATCGACCGCACCGACCCCGCCCTGCTCACCGACTTCGCCCGCGCCACGGCGGGCCTCGGCACCGACCTGGTCCTGCTGCACGGCTACCCGTACCACCGCCACGCGGCCCATCTCGCCGAGGTCTTCCCGCACGTCTACGCCGACCTGGGCGCCGAGCTGGTCCGCACCGGCGCCCGGGCCGTCGCCGTACTCGCCGAGGTCCTGGAACTCGCCCCCTTCGGCAAGCTCCTCTTCTCCACCGGCGCCCACGGCCTGCCCGAGCTGCACGTGGTGGGGGCCCGGCTCTTCCGCGAGGCGCTGGCACGGGTGCTGGGGACCTGGGTGGCGGAGGGCGCATGGTCCCTGGGGGACGCACAGCGCGTGGCGGGACTGATCGCGGAGGGGAACGCGCGGCGGGTGTACGGGCTGGAATAGGCGGGTGTACGGGCTGGAGCCGCTGCCCAGAATCTCCGCATGACACACGAGATGACACACGAGATGACACACGAAGACGCGACCGGCCGGCTCCTCGGCCGTTTCCTCGCCGCGTTACGCGACCTGGCGCCCGTCGCCGTATGGGCGCACGGCTCGCTCGGCGGTGGCGACTACCAGGAGGGCCGCAGCGACCTGGACCTGATCGCGGTCCTGGACGGGCCGATCACACCCGGGACGGTCTGGCGGGTGGCACGGCTGCACGCCCGACTGGGCGCCGAGCCGCTCGCCCACAAGCTGCACTGCAGCTATCTGACGCCCGAAACCGCGGCCGACGTCGAGCGGCGACACCTCACCCGAGCCCGTGAGCGGCTCTTCAAGCGGCCGGTCGGTCTCGTCACCCGGCGCGAGCTGCACACCTTCGGCCTGGTCCTGCACGGCGACTCGCCCAAGGACTTGCTGCCGCCCGTGTCCGACCGCGATCTCGCCGAGTCCGTCGTCCAGGA
Protein-coding sequences here:
- a CDS encoding nucleotidyltransferase domain-containing protein gives rise to the protein MTHEMTHEMTHEDATGRLLGRFLAALRDLAPVAVWAHGSLGGGDYQEGRSDLDLIAVLDGPITPGTVWRVARLHARLGAEPLAHKLHCSYLTPETAADVERRHLTRARERLFKRPVGLVTRRELHTFGLVLHGDSPKDLLPPVSDRDLAESVVQDQWEWRLELGKVGNWTNDLWVDLGLLTHARALVTLSEGRLITKREALDLLPTLGAPVEVVEDIERRRYGTPAGPVPSEEWTARRSALTREYLGPAIDALVRAYG
- a CDS encoding amidohydrolase family protein, with amino-acid sequence MIETLSLVDQYCHGVLRTELGLGTFEAHLARSEGPPAAGTTFFDTQTGFAVRRWCPPLLGLEPHCAPAHYLARRRELGVLEAGRRLLRGSGITTYLVDTGLPGDLTGPAEMASTGEADAHEIVRLELLAEQVADTSGTVESFLANLAESVHAAAAHTVAFASVAGVRHGLALAPEPPGPGEVRGAAGRWLTHRPVGGSLTDPVLLRHLLWIAVASGRPLQLHAGLGEPGLRIDRTDPALLTDFARATAGLGTDLVLLHGYPYHRHAAHLAEVFPHVYADLGAELVRTGARAVAVLAEVLELAPFGKLLFSTGAHGLPELHVVGARLFREALARVLGTWVAEGAWSLGDAQRVAGLIAEGNARRVYGLE